Proteins encoded in a region of the Flavobacterium sp. MDT1-60 genome:
- a CDS encoding DUF4238 domain-containing protein — METEFQNQHKLSQIYLKQFGYIGEDNEHYVSVYKVGEKKTENIKVKSFTAEVNIFDLPLPDIKDKRLFENLSSQLESRYPKVIANLQNQKKLIPLDKDVLNNFAANILCRTDRFRDFISWCLKDSKAAVTLVSEITLFSEGQGDKDELEFIIKYLPSDLQLNLVMPYIMTHLVEVFRRFKKVILKHFGNVGWLTSDNPVHIERFGQHSYLIPIEAEIYFPLSKDFCLFMFHPDSLSSDNPLRKLKLDKVNLVNFETCDAINKRMFTDNQAYLNFDYLIFNTQTDETTFRE; from the coding sequence ATGGAAACAGAATTTCAAAATCAGCATAAGCTTTCGCAGATTTATCTAAAACAGTTTGGGTATATTGGAGAAGACAATGAACACTATGTTTCCGTGTATAAAGTCGGAGAAAAAAAGACGGAGAACATTAAAGTAAAATCCTTTACAGCTGAAGTAAATATTTTTGATCTTCCACTGCCGGATATTAAAGATAAAAGGTTGTTTGAGAATTTGAGTTCTCAATTAGAATCTCGTTATCCAAAGGTAATAGCAAATCTTCAAAATCAAAAAAAGCTAATTCCTTTAGATAAAGATGTCCTTAATAATTTTGCTGCCAATATTTTATGCAGGACTGACAGATTTAGGGATTTTATTTCATGGTGTCTTAAAGACAGCAAAGCTGCAGTTACCTTAGTTAGTGAAATTACTTTATTCTCTGAGGGACAGGGAGATAAAGATGAGCTTGAGTTTATAATAAAATACCTTCCGTCTGATTTACAGCTAAACCTTGTAATGCCTTATATCATGACTCATTTAGTGGAGGTGTTTAGAAGATTCAAAAAAGTTATTTTAAAACACTTTGGAAATGTCGGATGGCTGACTTCCGACAATCCCGTTCACATTGAAAGATTTGGACAGCATAGCTATTTGATTCCCATTGAAGCAGAAATCTATTTTCCTTTGTCCAAAGATTTTTGTCTTTTTATGTTTCATCCCGATTCGCTGTCATCCGATAATCCATTAAGAAAATTGAAATTGGATAAAGTCAATCTGGTAAATTTCGAAACATGTGATGCCATCAACAAAAGAATGTTTACAGACAATCAAGCTTATTTAAATTTTGATTATCTGATTTTTAACACACAGACCGATGAAACTACATTTAGAGAATAA
- a CDS encoding GNAT family N-acetyltransferase: protein METIKLELDEKEHGAFNLYVDNRKLGEMIISIKPDLLTVYHTAVEPDAEGRGYAKKLLEEMISYVRANNLMVLPLCPYVHAQFKKHSDEYKDVWKR from the coding sequence ATGGAAACAATAAAACTCGAATTAGATGAAAAAGAACATGGGGCTTTTAATCTGTATGTTGACAACAGAAAACTAGGTGAAATGATTATTAGTATTAAACCTGATTTACTAACCGTTTACCATACAGCAGTTGAGCCTGATGCAGAAGGAAGAGGATATGCCAAAAAGCTTTTGGAAGAAATGATCTCTTATGTACGTGCCAACAATTTGATGGTTTTACCGCTTTGTCCATATGTACATGCACAATTCAAAAAACATAGCGATGAATATAAGGATGTCTGGAAGAGATAA
- a CDS encoding pyridoxamine 5'-phosphate oxidase family protein, with the protein MNYQELAFSDAIKEIQEKKGSRSSYARMEKMSYTDGLSEQEMAFIESQDSFYMASYGENEFPYIQHRGGPQGFVKIIDANTIGIVDFVGNRQYISAGNISKNPKVAIIMVSYPQRARLKIYADAQVLDVEGNSELYEKLKPEDYKFKPEQMMVFKIKAYDWNCPQHITPRYTVAEIKEVFDLQKKHISDLEQQIKDLEALLSKK; encoded by the coding sequence ATGAATTATCAAGAACTAGCTTTCAGCGACGCCATAAAAGAAATTCAGGAAAAAAAAGGAAGCCGGAGCAGCTATGCCCGAATGGAAAAAATGTCCTATACCGATGGACTGAGCGAACAGGAGATGGCTTTTATAGAAAGTCAGGACAGCTTTTATATGGCTTCTTATGGTGAAAATGAATTTCCATACATACAACATCGAGGCGGACCGCAGGGTTTTGTGAAAATTATAGATGCAAATACGATCGGAATTGTTGATTTTGTTGGAAATCGGCAATATATTTCGGCGGGAAATATTTCAAAAAATCCTAAAGTAGCCATTATAATGGTTTCTTACCCTCAAAGGGCACGCTTAAAAATTTATGCAGATGCTCAAGTCTTAGATGTTGAAGGCAATAGTGAATTATATGAGAAATTAAAACCTGAAGATTATAAGTTTAAGCCCGAGCAAATGATGGTTTTTAAAATTAAGGCCTATGACTGGAACTGCCCGCAGCATATCACACCGCGATATACAGTTGCGGAAATCAAAGAAGTTTTTGATCTTCAAAAAAAACATATTAGCGATCTTGAACAGCAAATTAAAGATTTAGAGGCACTTCTTTCAAAAAAGTAA
- a CDS encoding alpha/beta fold hydrolase, whose product MDFGSRQEMKISYKVISIDSIKISYREAGDSGNPVLLLLHGFPSSSHMFRNIIPKLSKHFHVIAPDLPAFGFSDVPNLVTFSYTFENYANIVTHFLDKLKITKASFYLFDYGAPILMRLLIKRPEMIEMLIFQNGNIYTEGVGDVLKEVNALYRKDDFESYSKLKRFFELDYTKWEYTNGAQEISNIAAETYFLDQFLMEREGVKEIQMELKRDYSTNVALYPVWQDFLKKLQPVTLIVWGENDEVFKKEGAQMLQRDLADSKLLFYPTGHFALEEFGNDIAEEIISYWYLNF is encoded by the coding sequence ATGGATTTTGGAAGTAGGCAGGAAATGAAAATAAGTTATAAGGTTATAAGTATAGATTCGATAAAAATTTCCTATCGCGAAGCCGGGGATTCTGGAAATCCTGTTTTGTTGTTACTTCATGGATTTCCTTCTTCCTCGCACATGTTTCGAAATATCATTCCTAAATTATCAAAACACTTTCATGTTATTGCCCCTGATTTGCCTGCGTTTGGTTTCAGTGATGTTCCAAATTTGGTAACGTTTAGTTATACTTTCGAAAACTACGCTAATATTGTTACCCATTTTCTGGATAAGTTAAAGATAACTAAAGCGAGTTTTTATCTATTTGACTATGGTGCACCCATATTAATGCGGTTACTCATCAAACGTCCGGAAATGATCGAGATGCTTATTTTTCAAAATGGAAATATTTATACAGAAGGAGTTGGTGATGTGTTAAAAGAGGTTAATGCATTATATAGAAAAGATGATTTTGAAAGCTATAGTAAACTTAAAAGGTTTTTTGAATTGGATTATACCAAATGGGAGTATACAAATGGAGCGCAGGAAATTTCAAATATAGCTGCGGAAACCTATTTTTTAGATCAATTCTTAATGGAACGGGAGGGAGTTAAAGAGATTCAAATGGAATTAAAGAGGGATTATAGTACTAATGTAGCACTTTATCCTGTATGGCAGGATTTTTTAAAAAAACTGCAACCCGTTACTTTGATTGTTTGGGGAGAGAATGATGAAGTATTTAAAAAGGAAGGGGCGCAAATGCTCCAGCGAGACCTTGCTGATTCAAAACTTTTATTTTATCCTACCGGCCATTTTGCACTTGAGGAATTTGGAAATGATATAGCAGAAGAAATAATATCATATTGGTATTTAAACTTTTAA
- a CDS encoding type I glyceraldehyde-3-phosphate dehydrogenase, whose amino-acid sequence MKRIAINGFGRIGRAALKIITDTPDQEVVGINDLMSIENAVFLLQRDSIYGKYEKEVSFRDDTIFIEGKAITYTTIKDPSELPWKTLGVDVVIESTGFFTNKPDAEKHLQAGAKFVVISGPTKDTPTIVHGVNTEEGKVEIFSCGSCTTNNIGPIIEILGRRIGIKKAILNTTHAYTASQTLVDAPSKKEPRMGRAAGLNSAPAATGAAVAVTKALPEFVGKFDGIAVRVPVPIGSISDITFVTQRATTVEEINAILTEEAQTPRYNKVVEVSHEQLVSSDIIKSTYAATVDLEMTRVVDGDLVKVMAWYDNEWGFTNQMVRQIQEL is encoded by the coding sequence ATGAAAAGAATTGCAATTAATGGTTTTGGCCGTATAGGCAGGGCAGCGTTAAAAATTATTACCGACACGCCTGATCAGGAGGTAGTCGGAATTAATGATCTGATGAGTATAGAAAATGCTGTCTTTTTACTGCAGAGAGATAGTATTTACGGCAAATATGAAAAAGAGGTATCGTTTAGAGACGATACTATTTTTATTGAAGGAAAGGCAATTACATATACAACAATAAAAGATCCGTCAGAACTTCCGTGGAAAACACTCGGTGTTGATGTTGTAATAGAGAGTACGGGTTTTTTTACCAATAAACCCGATGCAGAAAAGCATTTGCAGGCAGGTGCTAAATTTGTAGTTATTTCTGGTCCTACAAAGGATACTCCCACTATTGTACATGGTGTAAATACAGAGGAAGGTAAAGTAGAAATCTTTTCCTGCGGAAGCTGTACAACGAATAATATTGGCCCAATCATAGAAATACTGGGACGTCGTATAGGTATAAAAAAGGCAATTTTAAATACGACACATGCGTATACTGCTTCTCAGACTTTAGTTGATGCTCCCTCTAAAAAAGAACCAAGAATGGGACGTGCAGCCGGACTTAATTCAGCACCTGCTGCTACTGGTGCAGCTGTAGCCGTTACAAAAGCATTACCTGAGTTTGTTGGCAAATTTGATGGTATTGCCGTGCGTGTACCGGTACCAATTGGTTCAATATCTGATATTACTTTCGTAACTCAAAGAGCAACTACAGTAGAAGAAATTAATGCGATTTTAACCGAGGAAGCCCAAACGCCCCGCTACAATAAAGTCGTTGAAGTCAGCCATGAGCAATTGGTTTCGAGCGACATAATTAAAAGCACTTACGCAGCAACTGTTGATCTTGAAATGACAAGAGTGGTAGATGGAGATTTAGTGAAGGTTATGGCTTGGTACGATAATGAATGGGGATTTACAAATCAAATGGTCAGACAGATTCAGGAGCTTTAA
- a CDS encoding sulfite exporter TauE/SafE family protein, with protein MDTYFELFFLFLMAIIGGAVNVTIGGGWFIIFPSLIFRGIQPVTGTATTTIILLSGFLVSSKANKKTREISKRHFSYMVLACAMGGVTGAFLLIAFSHKVFESIAPYLLLCSWILFTFYNRIQNYFNLEFAVRKEFKYSHTKLIPIFLLGIYGGYFGAGMGMIIFILYSFYGIKSNDTLERLALFLVGANNGIAILIFICSGLIFWPFALVMITGSVLGGHLGNACKEKINMARVKKNAIVIGATVTLYFLL; from the coding sequence ATGGATACTTATTTTGAGCTTTTCTTTTTATTTTTAATGGCCATCATAGGTGGTGCTGTGAATGTAACTATAGGAGGAGGCTGGTTTATTATTTTTCCAAGTTTGATTTTTAGAGGCATACAGCCTGTAACAGGAACTGCAACTACGACCATAATTCTTTTATCAGGTTTTCTTGTTTCATCAAAAGCTAATAAAAAAACAAGGGAAATTTCAAAAAGGCATTTCAGCTATATGGTTTTAGCTTGTGCTATGGGAGGTGTTACAGGAGCTTTTCTGCTTATAGCCTTTTCACATAAAGTGTTTGAAAGTATTGCACCTTATTTGTTGTTATGTTCCTGGATTCTCTTTACTTTTTATAATCGAATACAGAATTATTTTAATTTGGAGTTTGCGGTCAGAAAAGAGTTTAAATACTCGCATACAAAACTAATTCCGATTTTTTTATTAGGTATCTATGGAGGATATTTTGGAGCAGGGATGGGAATGATCATTTTTATTCTGTACAGTTTTTACGGAATCAAAAGCAATGATACTCTGGAAAGATTGGCGTTGTTTTTAGTTGGAGCGAATAATGGAATAGCGATTCTTATTTTTATTTGTTCAGGGTTGATTTTTTGGCCTTTTGCGCTTGTAATGATAACGGGGTCTGTTTTGGGAGGTCATTTAGGAAATGCATGCAAAGAAAAAATTAATATGGCAAGGGTAAAAAAAAATGCAATTGTTATTGGAGCAACGGTCACCTTATATTTCTTATTATAA
- a CDS encoding proline iminopeptidase-family hydrolase — MIAYKNIFLLALAAFFLNACNKENKLENKNTNVSTYLTDTTSGIKAGGVKVVQITTPKGKFNVWTKRIGNNPKIKLLLLNGGPGATHEYFECMESFLPAEGIEFIYYDQLGTGNSDNPNDPALWDLPRFVEEIEQVRQALKLDKDNFYVLGHSWGGILAAQYALKYQQNIKGLIISNMMMSAPEYDKYAREVLAKQLDPKVLARIREIEKNKDFENPEYMELLVPNFYSKHILRLDASLWPEPVNRAFSKINQSLYVTMQGPSEFGLSGKLEKWDVTKELPKITVPTLSIGSKYDTMDPEHMKWIATQVKNGTYLFCDKGSHMSMYDDQQTYMKGLIKFLKDTDHNSK, encoded by the coding sequence ATGATCGCTTACAAAAACATTTTTTTACTGGCCTTAGCTGCATTTTTTTTAAATGCATGTAATAAAGAAAACAAATTAGAAAATAAAAACACGAATGTTAGTACGTATCTGACAGACACCACTTCTGGTATTAAAGCAGGTGGTGTAAAGGTGGTACAAATTACTACACCAAAGGGTAAATTTAATGTCTGGACAAAGAGAATTGGAAATAACCCAAAGATTAAGTTATTATTACTTAACGGAGGGCCGGGAGCTACACACGAATATTTTGAATGTATGGAAAGTTTTTTGCCGGCAGAAGGGATTGAATTTATTTATTATGATCAGTTAGGAACAGGTAATTCTGATAATCCTAATGATCCTGCACTTTGGGATTTACCCCGTTTTGTAGAAGAAATTGAGCAGGTACGTCAGGCACTAAAACTGGACAAGGATAATTTTTATGTATTAGGCCACTCGTGGGGTGGGATTTTAGCAGCACAATATGCCCTTAAATATCAACAAAATATAAAAGGTCTTATTATCTCAAATATGATGATGAGTGCTCCGGAATATGATAAGTATGCCAGAGAAGTACTGGCAAAGCAATTAGATCCAAAAGTTTTAGCCAGAATCAGGGAAATTGAAAAAAATAAAGATTTTGAAAATCCGGAATATATGGAGCTGCTTGTGCCTAATTTTTATTCGAAACATATTTTACGTTTAGATGCAAGCCTTTGGCCGGAACCAGTTAATCGTGCATTTAGTAAAATCAACCAGTCGTTGTACGTTACGATGCAGGGACCAAGTGAATTTGGTCTTTCAGGTAAACTTGAAAAATGGGATGTTACAAAAGAACTTCCTAAAATTACAGTACCAACATTATCTATTGGTTCAAAATACGACACAATGGATCCGGAACATATGAAATGGATAGCGACGCAGGTTAAAAATGGCACCTATTTGTTTTGTGACAAAGGAAGCCATATGAGTATGTATGATGATCAGCAAACCTACATGAAAGGTTTAATTAAATTTTTAAAAGATACAGATCATAATAGTAAATAA
- a CDS encoding restriction endonuclease — MIIDFAEIPLANTGIGDQDTFELFARDFLEELGYEIISNPARGADNGKDLIVRELREGISGQKTIIDWLVSCKHYSHSGRSITPAVEQNIFDRVHSNNCNGFIGFYSTIPSEGLVAILNKMPYQIFDKEKIEKQIVGIDKFEKIFQRFFPHSFKKWKSLNQSYAPIKLFDYYISNAHKSTLTIFKNAFKTNEAMFVALQKSETVDEFLAFRNIKIHKLDIDLEYDQLSKHYYNEIKSMLYTAQKQFLREKILKGIPNIEDTATFDVEGFALRDAGEGRFILTPAALVINDVEYNYLVDEYNSLKSMIEN, encoded by the coding sequence ATGATTATAGACTTCGCTGAAATTCCATTGGCTAATACCGGCATTGGTGACCAAGATACATTTGAATTATTCGCCCGTGATTTTCTTGAGGAATTAGGTTATGAAATAATTTCAAATCCAGCCAGAGGGGCAGATAACGGTAAAGATTTGATTGTTAGGGAGCTGAGAGAAGGCATAAGTGGCCAAAAAACAATTATTGACTGGCTCGTAAGTTGCAAACACTATTCCCACTCAGGCAGATCCATTACCCCTGCGGTGGAACAAAACATTTTTGATCGAGTGCATTCCAATAACTGTAATGGATTTATCGGCTTTTATTCCACAATCCCTTCTGAGGGTCTGGTTGCTATCCTAAATAAAATGCCCTACCAGATTTTTGATAAGGAAAAAATTGAAAAACAAATCGTTGGAATAGACAAATTTGAGAAAATCTTTCAGAGATTTTTTCCCCATTCCTTTAAGAAATGGAAATCACTAAATCAGTCCTATGCCCCAATTAAGCTTTTCGACTATTATATTTCAAACGCTCATAAATCAACATTAACAATATTTAAAAATGCTTTTAAAACAAATGAAGCAATGTTTGTGGCACTGCAAAAAAGCGAAACAGTTGATGAATTTCTTGCATTCCGCAATATAAAAATACATAAACTTGATATAGATCTGGAATATGACCAGCTTTCTAAGCATTACTATAATGAAATAAAATCTATGCTTTATACTGCCCAAAAACAATTTTTAAGGGAAAAAATCTTAAAAGGCATACCAAATATTGAAGACACCGCCACTTTTGACGTAGAGGGTTTTGCATTGAGAGATGCTGGAGAAGGAAGATTCATCTTAACGCCCGCAGCTTTAGTAATTAATGATGTAGAATATAATTATTTAGTGGATGAATACAATTCTTTAAAAAGTATGATTGAAAATTAA
- a CDS encoding ring-cleaving dioxygenase — MENKILGMHHITAIAGDAKRNFNFYSKILGLRFIKKTVNFDDPGTYHFYFGDETGSAGTILTFFPWGEGIQQGVKGSGMATEIGYSVPKGSLDFWQARFEKYNVIYNKPAEKFGEKYLTFLDPDGLKLELIESKTEDIRKAWETDEVKEDVATRGFHNITLTLNNIKATAGVLTEIFGYKLIDQDVNRYRYATTAVENAAIVDLVELTDEKKGIVANGSVHHVAFRVQNDEILMHFREKIEAYGLSITPQIDRQYFHSLYFREPGGVLFEIATDNPGFTVDESLEELGQNLKLPEQYESQRSSIEKHLVKIN, encoded by the coding sequence ATGGAAAATAAAATTTTAGGTATGCATCATATCACTGCAATTGCAGGTGATGCAAAGCGTAATTTCAATTTTTACTCAAAAATATTAGGTTTAAGATTCATCAAAAAAACGGTGAATTTTGACGATCCGGGAACGTACCATTTTTACTTTGGCGATGAGACAGGAAGTGCAGGAACCATCTTAACTTTTTTTCCTTGGGGAGAAGGAATTCAGCAAGGCGTAAAAGGTTCAGGAATGGCTACCGAAATTGGATATTCTGTTCCAAAAGGAAGCCTTGATTTCTGGCAGGCACGTTTTGAGAAATACAACGTAATTTATAATAAACCAGCTGAAAAATTTGGAGAAAAATACCTTACTTTTCTCGATCCGGATGGTTTAAAATTAGAGTTAATCGAATCAAAAACAGAAGATATAAGAAAAGCATGGGAAACTGATGAAGTGAAAGAGGATGTAGCCACAAGAGGTTTTCATAACATTACTTTGACGTTAAACAATATAAAAGCAACTGCCGGAGTCTTAACCGAAATTTTTGGTTACAAATTGATAGATCAGGACGTAAACCGCTACCGTTACGCAACAACTGCTGTAGAAAATGCTGCCATTGTTGATTTAGTGGAGCTGACTGATGAAAAAAAGGGTATCGTTGCCAACGGATCTGTTCACCACGTTGCTTTCCGTGTACAAAATGATGAAATTTTAATGCACTTCCGTGAAAAAATTGAAGCATACGGATTGTCAATTACACCACAAATAGACAGACAATATTTCCATTCTTTATATTTTAGAGAACCGGGAGGAGTTTTATTTGAAATCGCAACAGATAATCCCGGATTCACAGTAGATGAAAGCTTAGAAGAATTAGGTCAAAATTTGAAACTTCCTGAGCAGTACGAATCTCAAAGATCCAGTATTGAAAAACATTTAGTTAAAATTAATTAA
- a CDS encoding RidA family protein — protein MQTVFKKLKLMSICIGLAFTIQSCGQKDKEFQDETKKQSIILNEKPEYFLLRPEVEKAYGYSHAVKIGNTIKISGAVSFDDQGKPAAKGDLAQQMKNCYADLDKILKHYDCTFDDVVMENIFTTNMPLFLEVSGYRKEIYKKNFPTGSWLGVKELAFPELMIEIELEVYKP, from the coding sequence ATGCAAACCGTATTTAAAAAATTAAAATTAATGTCAATATGTATTGGATTGGCATTTACAATTCAAAGTTGTGGTCAAAAGGACAAAGAATTCCAAGATGAAACTAAAAAGCAATCAATTATTTTAAATGAAAAGCCGGAGTATTTTTTACTGCGTCCAGAAGTTGAAAAGGCTTATGGTTATTCACATGCAGTAAAAATAGGGAATACTATTAAGATTTCAGGAGCTGTAAGTTTTGACGATCAAGGCAAACCTGCCGCAAAAGGCGATTTAGCCCAACAAATGAAAAATTGCTATGCAGATTTGGATAAAATATTAAAACATTATGACTGCACATTTGACGATGTAGTGATGGAAAATATCTTCACAACCAACATGCCGTTATTTCTTGAAGTCTCAGGATACAGAAAAGAAATCTACAAGAAAAATTTTCCCACGGGGTCCTGGCTTGGTGTAAAAGAATTAGCATTTCCGGAATTAATGATAGAGATAGAATTGGAAGTTTATAAGCCATAA